From one Tetragenococcus osmophilus genomic stretch:
- a CDS encoding TVP38/TMEM64 family protein — MSITTSKKLINFISLSGFLASIFLAVYFYHLGIFEDVQTLQEFVSHAAFLAPVVFVLIQIMQVVIPIIPGGISLAAGVLLFGPLRGFIYNYLGICIGSLILFWLGRQYGKPLVMRLVNEKTYNKYIHWLDNQKRFDRLFALAIFLPIAPDDALCLMASLTTISFKKFTWIILLAKPASVYLYSAALLYGGDQLIQFLL; from the coding sequence TTGAGTATTACAACTTCAAAAAAACTTATTAATTTCATTTCCCTAAGTGGTTTTTTAGCTTCAATTTTTTTAGCCGTTTATTTCTATCATCTTGGGATTTTCGAAGACGTGCAAACGCTTCAAGAGTTTGTTAGCCATGCGGCATTTTTAGCGCCCGTTGTATTTGTTTTGATTCAAATTATGCAAGTCGTTATCCCTATTATTCCAGGCGGGATCTCATTAGCTGCCGGCGTTTTGCTTTTCGGTCCTTTAAGAGGCTTTATTTATAATTATTTGGGAATTTGTATCGGTTCATTGATACTCTTTTGGTTAGGCCGGCAATATGGAAAGCCGCTTGTTATGCGCCTAGTCAACGAAAAAACTTATAACAAATATATTCATTGGTTAGATAACCAAAAACGTTTTGATCGATTGTTTGCTCTAGCTATATTTCTTCCTATCGCGCCAGATGATGCTTTATGTTTAATGGCAAGTTTAACTACTATTTCTTTCAAAAAATTTACTTGGATTATATTACTAGCAAAACCAGCTTCTGTTTATCTATATAGCGCTGCTTTACTATATGGCGGGGATCAATTGATACAATTTTTATTATAA
- a CDS encoding threonine/serine exporter family protein → MTFLIQFSFSFFSSAAFGIIANIPRRALLASGFTGAIGWVIYFYFNQFFHSGAFSNFVAAFMIGCLSIFFSKKQKMPMIIFYIPGLIPLVPGGPSYEAVRAFALGDPNVGFEKLLFVMATAISIVGGLLMTSLAEQLVNKWIRFKKN, encoded by the coding sequence GTGACTTTTTTGATACAATTTTCTTTTAGCTTTTTTAGTAGTGCAGCCTTCGGAATTATAGCCAATATTCCAAGACGCGCCCTTTTGGCTAGTGGTTTTACCGGAGCGATCGGTTGGGTCATCTATTTTTACTTCAACCAATTCTTTCATAGTGGAGCTTTCTCTAACTTCGTTGCAGCTTTTATGATTGGTTGTTTAAGTATCTTTTTTTCAAAAAAGCAAAAGATGCCTATGATTATTTTTTATATTCCCGGCTTAATTCCTTTAGTTCCTGGAGGCCCTTCCTATGAAGCAGTGCGCGCTTTTGCTTTAGGAGATCCCAACGTAGGTTTTGAAAAATTATTATTTGTCATGGCTACAGCTATTAGTATAGTCGGGGGACTATTAATGACTAGTCTGGCAGAACAGTTGGTTAATAAATGGATACGTTTTAAAAAGAATTAA
- a CDS encoding LTA synthase family protein, translating to MKNVKIPNLLNTRLGFFGLLAILLWAKNIAAYFTEFSLGIESPIQYFILLINPIATTLFLLSIALYIRRTKASYFAMLFIYFLATVLLFANIAYYREFTDFLTINTILGAGKVAGGLAGSAIELLKFSDIFYFVDFIILGTALGMKKIKLDQRPVRARTALAVTALAVMVFSGNLFLAETDRSGLLTRTFSRDYLVKYLGINAFTVYDAVQTYQTTQVRAQASPNDMDEVKDYVDDHYAEPNDEYYGMAEGKNVIYIHLESVQQFLIDYQLEDEDGEEHEVMPFINSLYHDDSTFSFDNFFHQVKAGKTSDAETLMDNSLFGLNQGSFFTQFGGKNTFESAPNILNQEKGYSSAAFHGNAGNFWNRNEVYKHFGYDYFFDSSYYDVNDENSFQYGLHDKPFFEQSVPYLEHLQQPFYSKFIALSNHYPYAEFTNDEAGFPLADTPDETINGYFATANYLDTAVEEFFDYLKESGLYDNSVIVLYGDHYGISDGRNENLAELLGKDSNDWDEYDNAQMQRVPYMIHIPGQDKGGVDHTYGGEVDAMPTLLHLLGVDTKNYVQMGQDLLSDQHQEVAAFRDGSFVSPDYTNYSGTLYDNETEEPIDSPSGEEQETVEELQDTVTKQLETSDKVTQGDLLRFHTGSDLDPIDPDDYDYTDIDERLRKKEEELGDDSTSIYSENGDESTADEYESKSYQEYHPEVREELEEENNSSQNNE from the coding sequence TTGAAGAACGTAAAGATACCGAATCTTCTAAATACAAGGTTAGGCTTTTTTGGGCTGTTAGCGATTTTGTTATGGGCCAAAAATATTGCTGCCTATTTTACAGAGTTTAGCCTAGGGATAGAAAGTCCAATTCAATACTTTATTTTATTGATTAACCCTATAGCCACGACTTTATTCTTATTATCCATTGCTTTATATATAAGAAGGACAAAGGCATCTTACTTTGCCATGCTTTTTATTTATTTCTTAGCTACTGTCCTACTCTTTGCTAATATCGCTTATTATCGTGAGTTTACCGATTTTCTTACAATTAATACGATTTTAGGCGCCGGCAAAGTTGCTGGTGGTTTAGCTGGTAGTGCGATAGAATTATTAAAGTTTAGCGATATTTTCTATTTTGTTGACTTTATTATTTTAGGCACTGCTTTAGGCATGAAAAAAATTAAGTTAGATCAACGCCCAGTACGCGCTAGAACTGCCCTAGCTGTAACTGCTTTAGCTGTCATGGTTTTTTCTGGAAACTTATTCTTAGCAGAAACAGATCGTTCTGGTCTATTAACTCGTACGTTTTCTCGAGATTATTTAGTAAAATATCTGGGAATTAATGCCTTTACCGTTTATGATGCTGTGCAAACTTATCAAACAACCCAAGTTCGTGCACAAGCAAGTCCGAACGATATGGATGAAGTAAAAGATTATGTTGACGACCATTATGCTGAACCCAATGATGAATATTATGGAATGGCTGAAGGTAAAAATGTTATCTATATTCATTTAGAAAGTGTGCAACAATTTTTAATTGATTACCAATTAGAAGATGAAGATGGAGAAGAACATGAAGTAATGCCTTTTATTAATAGCTTATACCATGATGATAGCACTTTTAGTTTTGATAACTTCTTCCATCAAGTAAAAGCTGGAAAAACAAGCGATGCTGAAACATTAATGGATAATTCCTTATTTGGATTAAATCAAGGGTCATTTTTCACTCAATTTGGTGGAAAAAATACTTTTGAATCAGCGCCAAATATTTTGAATCAAGAAAAAGGGTACTCTTCTGCCGCTTTCCACGGCAATGCCGGAAACTTCTGGAATCGTAATGAAGTTTACAAGCACTTTGGTTATGACTATTTCTTTGATAGTAGTTATTATGATGTAAATGACGAAAATTCTTTCCAATATGGTTTGCATGATAAGCCATTCTTTGAACAGTCGGTACCTTATCTAGAACATTTGCAACAACCATTTTATTCGAAATTTATCGCCTTATCTAACCACTATCCGTATGCTGAATTTACAAATGATGAAGCTGGATTTCCATTAGCGGATACGCCAGATGAAACAATTAATGGGTATTTTGCTACTGCTAATTATTTAGATACAGCGGTCGAAGAATTTTTTGACTACCTAAAAGAATCTGGCTTATACGATAATTCAGTTATTGTATTATACGGAGATCATTATGGTATTTCTGATGGACGGAATGAAAACTTAGCAGAACTGCTAGGTAAAGACAGTAACGATTGGGACGAATATGATAATGCACAAATGCAACGTGTCCCTTATATGATTCATATCCCTGGACAAGATAAAGGCGGTGTAGATCATACCTATGGTGGCGAAGTAGACGCCATGCCAACGCTTTTGCATCTATTAGGGGTAGATACTAAGAACTATGTCCAAATGGGGCAAGACTTACTATCAGATCAACATCAAGAGGTCGCAGCTTTCCGTGACGGATCTTTCGTATCTCCTGATTATACAAACTATTCAGGAACGCTTTATGATAATGAAACTGAAGAACCGATTGACTCGCCTTCAGGAGAAGAACAAGAAACGGTTGAAGAACTACAAGATACAGTCACTAAGCAATTGGAAACTTCAGATAAAGTAACACAAGGAGACCTCCTTCGCTTCCACACAGGAAGTGATCTTGATCCGATTGATCCAGATGATTATGATTATACAGATATTGACGAACGTTTACGTAAAAAAGAAGAAGAACTGGGCGATGATTCAACCAGCATCTATTCAGAAAATGGTGATGAATCAACTGCAGATGAATATGAATCAAAAAGTTACCAAGAATATCATCCTGAAGTACGCGAAGAATTAGAAGAAGAAAACAACAGTAGCCAAAACAACGAGTAA
- a CDS encoding class I SAM-dependent rRNA methyltransferase, with the protein MEIKVTQQAAKRIRRGYPLLQKQDLLDRIKENQWLDFVDKQGNLVAKGYLGVQNNGVGWCLTTKDRPLDHAFFVELFFKARQRRQECYQEKQTDAFRLLNGAGDHLGGVTIDKYADFAVVSWYNETLYNKQDEIMAAFKEVFPEIKGIYEKLRFHTEQTQSRLLWGMSAPEPLYIKENNINYAVYLNEGLMTGIFLDQREVRKLFAEGFAQGQDVLNMFSYTGAFSVAAAAGGANTTINVDLAKRSLKKTQEQFLANQIPLSSQTIHVMDTFAYFKYAQKKQLTFDCIILDPPSFARNKKKVFRVAKDYGELIESSVAILKDQGVIMASSNAANVTSKKFQNMIEKALQNENVGYKLIKKFRLPQDFVVDAAYPAGDYLKVYFYQIKKD; encoded by the coding sequence ATGGAAATAAAAGTGACGCAACAAGCGGCAAAGCGTATACGACGTGGTTATCCATTGTTGCAAAAGCAAGATCTGCTTGATCGAATAAAAGAAAATCAGTGGCTAGATTTTGTCGATAAACAAGGAAACCTAGTTGCCAAAGGCTATCTCGGAGTGCAAAATAATGGCGTGGGTTGGTGCTTAACGACTAAAGACCGGCCGCTTGATCACGCTTTTTTTGTAGAATTATTTTTTAAAGCAAGACAAAGACGTCAAGAATGCTACCAAGAAAAGCAAACAGATGCTTTTAGGTTACTTAATGGAGCAGGAGATCATTTAGGCGGGGTAACGATTGACAAATACGCAGATTTTGCTGTTGTTTCTTGGTATAATGAAACTTTATATAATAAACAAGACGAAATCATGGCTGCCTTTAAAGAGGTTTTTCCTGAAATAAAAGGGATTTATGAGAAGCTTCGCTTTCATACAGAACAAACCCAATCACGCCTTCTTTGGGGGATGAGTGCTCCTGAGCCACTTTATATTAAAGAAAACAATATAAATTATGCGGTTTATTTAAATGAAGGTCTAATGACAGGAATTTTTCTAGATCAGCGTGAAGTAAGGAAGCTGTTTGCAGAAGGTTTTGCTCAAGGCCAAGACGTCTTGAATATGTTTAGCTATACGGGGGCTTTTTCAGTTGCAGCGGCAGCAGGAGGAGCAAATACTACGATAAATGTGGATTTGGCTAAACGTAGTTTAAAAAAGACACAAGAGCAATTTTTGGCCAATCAAATTCCGCTCTCTTCACAAACGATTCATGTTATGGATACTTTTGCGTATTTTAAATATGCACAGAAAAAACAGCTAACTTTTGATTGTATTATTTTAGATCCTCCTAGCTTTGCTAGAAATAAGAAAAAAGTCTTTCGTGTGGCAAAAGATTATGGGGAACTTATTGAATCTAGTGTAGCTATTTTAAAAGACCAAGGCGTTATTATGGCTTCTTCTAACGCGGCTAATGTGACATCAAAAAAATTTCAGAATATGATTGAAAAAGCTTTGCAAAATGAAAATGTTGGTTATAAGCTAATTAAAAAATTCCGTCTTCCTCAAGATTTCGTCGTTGATGCGGCCTATCCTGCGGGAGACTATTTAAAGGTTTATTTTTATCAAATTAAAAAAGATTAA
- the gdhA gene encoding NADP-specific glutamate dehydrogenase — MTKANDAITAVQEAIHNKDPYQTEFLQAVDEFLSTVEPFLDKHPSYEADQLLAMLTEPERILQFRVPWQDDKGNWRVNRGYRIQFNSALGPYKGGLRFHPSVNLSILKFLAFEQIFKNSLTGLPIGGGKGGSDFDPKGKSDAEIMRFCQSFMTELAKYIGPSTDIPAGDIGVGPREIGYLYGMYKRLKQYDAGVLTGKPLDFWGSKGRTEATGYGTVYFVKHLLADQNENLKGKTAAVSGSGNVAIYAIEKIQELGGKPVTCSDSNGYIYDEEGIDLALLKQVKEVDRDRLTAYAQKRPQAQYHKDENVWDLKANYDLAFPCATQNEIDKAQAQTMVSNGVRVVAEGANMPCSIDAAEYFMAQNVIYCPGKAANAGGVAVSALEMSQNAQRLQWEKEDVDKQLNTIMKNIYESTRDAAKEYGSEKNFMLGANIAGFSRVAKAMTEQGLV, encoded by the coding sequence ATGACAAAAGCAAATGATGCAATTACTGCAGTACAAGAAGCAATTCATAATAAAGACCCGTATCAAACCGAGTTTTTACAAGCAGTAGATGAATTTTTATCTACGGTGGAACCATTTTTGGACAAACACCCTTCCTACGAAGCCGATCAATTGTTAGCGATGCTGACAGAGCCTGAGCGCATTTTGCAATTTCGTGTTCCTTGGCAAGATGATAAGGGAAACTGGAGAGTAAATCGTGGTTATCGAATTCAATTTAATTCAGCTTTAGGCCCGTATAAAGGAGGATTGCGCTTCCATCCTAGTGTTAATTTGAGTATTTTGAAGTTTTTGGCTTTTGAACAAATTTTTAAAAATAGTTTAACTGGATTACCTATTGGCGGAGGTAAAGGTGGCAGCGATTTTGATCCTAAAGGGAAATCGGATGCTGAAATTATGCGATTTTGTCAAAGTTTTATGACAGAGTTAGCTAAATATATTGGTCCAAGTACGGATATTCCAGCTGGCGATATCGGCGTAGGCCCTCGTGAAATTGGTTATTTATATGGGATGTATAAACGATTAAAACAATATGACGCAGGCGTTTTAACCGGGAAGCCATTAGATTTTTGGGGTAGTAAAGGTCGGACTGAGGCTACTGGATATGGAACAGTTTACTTTGTTAAACATTTATTGGCTGATCAAAATGAAAACCTAAAAGGCAAAACGGCAGCTGTTTCCGGAAGTGGAAATGTAGCTATTTATGCAATTGAAAAAATTCAAGAATTAGGGGGCAAGCCAGTCACTTGTTCAGATTCTAATGGTTATATTTATGATGAAGAAGGAATTGACTTAGCTTTATTAAAACAAGTAAAAGAAGTGGATCGTGATCGTTTAACTGCCTATGCACAAAAACGTCCACAGGCCCAATATCATAAAGACGAAAACGTATGGGATTTAAAGGCAAATTACGATTTGGCTTTTCCATGTGCTACCCAAAATGAAATTGATAAGGCTCAAGCGCAAACAATGGTATCTAATGGCGTAAGAGTGGTTGCAGAAGGTGCGAATATGCCTTGTTCAATAGATGCTGCCGAATACTTTATGGCACAAAATGTTATCTATTGCCCAGGAAAAGCAGCTAATGCTGGTGGTGTTGCGGTTTCAGCCTTAGAAATGAGCCAAAACGCACAACGCTTGCAATGGGAAAAAGAAGATGTAGATAAACAATTAAATACAATCATGAAAAATATTTATGAAAGTACACGCGATGCTGCCAAAGAATATGGTTCAGAAAAGAACTTTATGCTCGGAGCTAATATTGCTGGTTTTAGTAGAGTTGCTAAAGCGATGACTGAACAAGGACTTGTTTAA
- the aroD gene encoding type I 3-dehydroquinate dehydratase yields the protein MLELKNVKIGNGTPKMCVPITGKTTEEVAEQANLAKQSVAEIVEWRADLFSESEEIEEIMETLEMIAGILPEKVLLFTFRSVEEGGKRPVSLKMYHDLCLTAASTQKVDLMDIEFGKVEFLGRKFVQDLKIQGAKIIMSSHDYKETPEDATMIYRIGVMNQFGADIGKIAAMPHSLEDVLRMMNIVTKARGFNELPIATISMGDLGKITRIAGEITGSVLTFGSLEDGQSSAPGQIPIDELQFNLETLRIKEDSAVNQF from the coding sequence TTGTTAGAGTTAAAAAATGTAAAAATAGGAAACGGAACTCCCAAGATGTGTGTACCTATTACTGGAAAAACTACAGAAGAAGTAGCAGAACAAGCGAACCTGGCAAAACAATCTGTCGCTGAGATTGTAGAATGGCGAGCAGATTTATTTAGTGAAAGTGAAGAAATTGAAGAGATAATGGAAACTTTGGAAATGATCGCTGGTATTTTACCGGAAAAAGTTCTTTTGTTTACTTTTCGTTCGGTAGAAGAAGGAGGCAAGCGCCCGGTTTCTTTGAAAATGTATCATGATTTGTGTTTAACTGCTGCAAGTACACAAAAAGTGGATCTGATGGATATAGAATTTGGAAAAGTTGAATTTTTGGGACGCAAATTTGTCCAAGACTTAAAAATTCAAGGGGCAAAAATTATTATGAGTAGTCATGATTATAAGGAGACACCCGAAGATGCAACCATGATTTATCGTATTGGAGTAATGAATCAATTTGGAGCAGATATTGGGAAAATTGCTGCTATGCCGCATAGCTTAGAAGATGTTTTGCGTATGATGAATATTGTTACCAAAGCTAGAGGCTTTAACGAATTGCCCATTGCCACGATATCTATGGGTGATCTTGGCAAAATTACAAGAATTGCAGGCGAGATTACTGGCTCGGTTCTTACATTTGGTTCTTTAGAAGATGGACAAAGTTCAGCGCCCGGACAAATCCCAATTGATGAGTTACAATTTAACTTAGAAACTTTACGTATAAAAGAAGACTCAGCAGTGAACCAATTTTAG
- a CDS encoding glucose-6-phosphate isomerase, with protein MGHISFDYSNVAPFVSEHELDYMQNQVTAADQALRNGTGAGNDFLGWIDLPENYDKEEFSRIKKAAQKIQSDSEVLVVIGIGGSYLGARAAIDFLQHSFYNALPKEQRKTPQVLFAGNSISSTYLADLIELIGDRDFSVNVISKSGTTTEPAIAFRVFKELLVNKYGEKEANKRIYATTDRKKGAVKEEADAQGWETFVIPDDVGGRFTVLTPVGLLPIAVSGADIDALMQGAADARKAYADADLKKNEAYQYAALRNILHRKDKAIEILVNYEPGMQYFSEWWKQLYGESEGKDQKGIYPSSANFSTDLHSVGQTIQDGTRNVFETVVKVEKPRKSVSIPTQESDLDGLGYLEGKEIDFVNTKAFEGTLLAHTDGNVPNLLLKIPEMDEYTLGYTMYFFEIAVGISGYLNGVNPFDQPGVEAYKNNMFALLGKPGYEDLAKELNERL; from the coding sequence ATGGGACATATTTCATTTGATTATTCAAACGTAGCCCCTTTTGTTAGCGAGCATGAACTTGACTATATGCAAAATCAAGTAACTGCAGCAGACCAAGCTTTAAGAAACGGAACAGGTGCAGGAAATGATTTCTTAGGTTGGATTGATTTGCCAGAAAATTATGATAAAGAAGAGTTTTCTCGGATCAAAAAAGCAGCACAAAAAATTCAATCGGATTCAGAAGTTTTAGTTGTTATCGGTATTGGCGGCTCTTATTTGGGCGCACGCGCAGCGATTGATTTTTTACAACATTCTTTTTATAATGCGCTACCAAAAGAACAAAGAAAAACACCACAAGTACTTTTTGCAGGAAATTCAATTTCTTCTACTTATTTGGCAGACTTAATTGAATTAATCGGAGATCGAGACTTTTCAGTTAATGTGATCTCAAAATCTGGTACAACTACTGAACCAGCGATTGCTTTTCGTGTGTTTAAAGAATTATTAGTTAATAAATATGGTGAAAAAGAAGCAAATAAACGCATTTATGCGACAACGGATCGTAAAAAAGGCGCTGTAAAAGAAGAAGCAGATGCCCAAGGATGGGAAACCTTTGTCATCCCAGATGATGTTGGTGGTCGTTTTACTGTATTAACTCCGGTTGGATTGTTGCCTATTGCTGTCAGTGGCGCAGATATTGATGCATTGATGCAAGGCGCAGCTGATGCTCGTAAAGCATATGCGGATGCTGATTTGAAAAAAAATGAAGCTTATCAATATGCTGCTTTACGTAATATTTTACATCGCAAAGATAAAGCGATTGAAATTTTGGTAAACTATGAGCCAGGAATGCAATACTTTTCTGAATGGTGGAAACAATTATATGGGGAATCAGAAGGAAAAGACCAAAAAGGGATCTATCCATCAAGCGCTAATTTCTCAACGGACCTTCATTCGGTCGGACAAACGATCCAAGATGGCACACGTAATGTGTTTGAAACAGTTGTAAAAGTCGAAAAACCACGCAAAAGCGTATCTATTCCAACACAAGAATCTGATTTAGATGGTTTAGGTTATTTAGAAGGAAAAGAAATTGACTTTGTAAATACTAAGGCTTTTGAAGGGACTTTATTAGCTCATACCGATGGAAATGTTCCGAACTTATTGTTGAAAATTCCAGAAATGGATGAGTATACATTAGGATATACAATGTATTTCTTTGAAATTGCTGTAGGAATCTCTGGCTACTTAAATGGGGTAAATCCGTTTGACCAACCAGGAGTAGAAGCCTACAAAAACAATATGTTTGCCTTGTTAGGTAAACCGGGCTATGAAGATTTGGCAAAAGAGTTGAACGAACGATTGTAA
- the ybaK gene encoding Cys-tRNA(Pro) deacylase, protein MSKKKKEKTNAIRLIEQRDISYKEHEYPWNEDQLNAEHVALELDQSIEKIFKTLVAVGNKTGTLVAVIPGDAELDLKKIAKVSQNKKVEMLHLKDLEKTTGYIRGGCSPIGMKKNFPTYVDLSAQDFNTILISAGKRGMQIELAPEDLVNLVGGTLADITV, encoded by the coding sequence TTGAGTAAAAAGAAAAAAGAAAAGACAAACGCCATTCGTCTAATTGAACAACGCGATATCTCTTATAAAGAACATGAATATCCTTGGAACGAAGATCAATTAAATGCTGAACATGTCGCTTTAGAGCTTGACCAAAGTATAGAAAAAATCTTTAAAACTTTAGTAGCTGTAGGAAATAAAACCGGCACGCTTGTAGCTGTGATTCCTGGTGATGCAGAACTAGATTTAAAAAAGATAGCAAAAGTAAGTCAAAATAAAAAAGTAGAGATGCTACATTTAAAAGACTTAGAAAAAACTACAGGATATATCAGAGGTGGATGTTCACCTATTGGAATGAAAAAGAATTTTCCGACTTATGTTGATTTATCAGCGCAAGATTTTAATACAATTTTGATTTCAGCAGGAAAGCGTGGCATGCAAATCGAACTAGCGCCAGAAGACTTAGTGAATTTAGTAGGCGGTACATTAGCTGATATTACCGTATAA